CATCCCGAAAGCCGGCCCCATTGCACCGAGTGTTTTAAACACCTTTTGGCCGGTCTGATGGCGCTGTTTCATGAAGCCGATTTCGGTTTTCAGGATAGAACGTACCAGGTTGGGGGCTGTCCCATCCACCACGAGGCGAATACCTTTGGCCAGGAAAGGATCTTCGATTTCCTCTTTTTCCAGGGCGATAATACTCTCTTTACGGGCCTTGACGGCTAGGTCCACCACCCTGGCAATGACTTCCTCGGGTGTTTGTTTGGGGCTGAAAAAGGCTTTCAGGGCAATTTTGATCGAGCCGATTACCCGGTCCAGGGGAAAGGCAATGAGCATGGCGGCAACGGAACCGCCGATAACCACCAGCACTGAGGGGATATCAACAAACGCCCCCAGACCGCTGCCCATCATGATCGCGGCAATAATCAGTCCAGTGCCGGCTGCAATGCCGATAATGGTTGCAATATCCATTGATTATGTTTTTCCCAGCTTCAATTCCTGATTTTCTTCATAATAAAAAACGCCGCTATATAGTGAATCGCATTTTATGGTTGAATCTTTAATGGTAATTGCAACGCCTGGGAAAAGGGTGTCAAAAGCGTAGAGTCGGGAGCTGTTGTTCACCTCCTTTTCCAGTTTTATCTTTTCTTCGAGGGGGTGCAGCCTGGCATGCAGCAACAGCAGCTGTTCATCCACATAGGCTCTCTTGGCCGTCAGGAGTTCGCGCTCTTCATCGAGTCGGAGCTCCTCTTTTCTCGATGCCTGATCATGGTCCTCCTGGAGGTAGAGGTGAATTTCATTGAGTCGTTCCTCCACCTCTTGTCGTTCTGCCTCTTTTGCCTCCAGGTCTGCAAGGAGCAGCTTTCGCTCTTCCATCAGGAAGGGGTTGATCCCCAGGATGATGGTTGTCGGAGTTGCCCATTTGGCGCCGATAACTTTTGCAAAAACACTGTTTTTTGCCTGACAGGAACCACCCACCAGCACCCCTGGTTCATGGAGAAAAACAATGCTGCCACCAGCCGACAGCTGGCTATGCAGGGCTGATTTTTCAATAAAAATATCACCCTTGGCCCGCAGGGCAGAATTTTCAACATATTTTACGGCAATGGTTCCGCCGCAATAAACCTCCCCTGCTTTGCAGGCGATAATACCACCCCTGACGATGAGATGTTCATCAACCTCGATGTGGGCGCCTTCGATGCTGCCTTCAACCACCAACTGTCTGGCTTTGACGCTGAATCCGGCAAAAACAGAGCCTTTAACGATAATGGTGCCGATAAAGGTGAGGTTGCCGGTTTTGAAGTTGACATCACCATCAATAACCAGGGTTTCCCGGACTTCGATCCGGTTGTTGTCAATCCGGACATACCCGTTGCTGGTGCTGATAATGATCTGGGGATCATCCGCCGGGATGATCACATTATCGCCAAGCAGAACAGCAGGATCTTCAACCACAAAAAACTGCCGGTTGCCGTCCTCTCCCAATTCAGGAATTGTCTGGTCGTCAAGGGGTCTGATGCGGGCAAGCACTTGGCTGGCAACCACATTTTCAATCAGGTTCTGCTCGTAATGGTTGACCTGATTCTGTTCCTCGCGGTCTTTTTTGGCTTTGGTTTCATGGGTATAGAGGGTTACCTGATAGCTCATCACATGCCTTGCGAGACTGTCAGTGCTTCGACAGCATCGGCCTCCTGATTGTAAACGGTAAAAATGGTTTCAAGTTTGGTGATATGGAAGATGTCCCTGATTTTATCCGAAAGACAGCAAAAAACAACAAAACAATTATTTTTGTTCAAAGAGGTGAAGGCGGATACCAGGGCGCCCAGGCCGGAGCTGTCGATATAGCTGAGCTGCTGGAAATTAAAAATAACCTGTTTTTTGGTTTCAGGCCTGATCTTTATCATAGCTTCCTGAAACATCGCACTTTCATGCACTGTCAACTCGCCGGCCAGGCGAACAACCGAGACGTTCTGATCATGGCAATGCTCGATTTTCATACAATACTGCACTCCTTTTCCTGCTCCTGAAAAATGCTGCGTTCTGGTGCCACAATTTGCCAACAGTAGCTTATTCGGCAAAAAACACTTGACATTTAATTGTATACTATATACTTCAGAATCGGTATTATTAGGAAAAACAAGAGTCCTTTTTTTCCTTTTTCTCCACATTGTATCATCCGAGCGTTCCAGAGGTGTTAAAGACCTGATTGCAGGTGCTTTTGGGTGCCCGGTGGTGTGCCTGAAAATGGCGGTATTCTAATTGATCTTTTGCCCTTGAGATAGAATCATTGATGAAAAGTAATATATCCGAAATTATTGCCAGCCATAAAACGCTGAGGGAAAAGATTGCTGAGTTGCTGCGCGAGGCGATTATTCAGCAGAAAATCAAACCGGGAGAACGGGTTACCGAGCTTGAAATTGCCTCCCGCTTTGGGCTCAGTAGAACGCCCATTCGAGAGGCCTTTCGCCAGTTGGAGTCGGAAGGCTTTCTCACCATCATTCCCCGGAAGGGGGCTATGGTTGCCTCCCTGGAGGAAAAGGATATCCGGGATTTTTATGAAATCAAGGCAGTTCTTGAGGGGTACGCCGCCCGGATTGCCGCTGAGCATATTTCTGATGATGAGATTGCCAAGCTTGAGCGCTTGAACGCTAAAATTAGGGAATGTGCCGATCGTCAGGATGTTGCCGGCATGACCAGGGTCCATAATGAGTTTCACCAGCTGATCCTGGAAATTTGCGGCAACCAGAAAATCATGACCATTGTTTCCGGTCTGGTGCGCCAGTTCCTGCGGTTCAGATTTTTCGTTTCGGCCAGCTCCCAGCTCGACAAGCTGCTGGCCGATCATGAAAACATTATTGCCGCTTTCAAAGCCCACGACGGCAGCTCGGCGGAAAAGTATATCATGGAAAACGCCAAACTTGGTGAAGATGTGTTGCTCAAGGAGTTTCTGGCCAACGGGGCCGGTCGGGCGTAAAGGCAGCCTGTAGCGTTGGTTTAGATAATCGTAAGGAGACAGCTGCTTGTCAGCTGGCAATTGTTTCGTTGATGATTGACCGCAGTGGCGGTTGGATGGTATGTTTACAAAGCCGCTAGCAGAAGGTATGAGCCATGAAAATTGATGTATTGGAAAGCAGCATTGCAGATCATCAGCCCTTACCGGATAAAATCGCCAATTTTATCCGTGAAGCAATAATTGTCGGCAAACTGAAGCCCGGCGAGAAGATTTCCGAGGCCAAGCTGGCCGAAGAGCTGTGCATCAGCCGCACCCCTATTCGGGAAGCGATCAGAATGCTGGAAAGCGAGGGCTTTGTCTCCATCATTCCCCGCCGGGGGACGGTGGTCAGCGAGTTTACCTTTGAGGACTTGTTTGAATGTTTTCAGATCAAGGCCTGCCTGGAAGCGTTCTCCGCTTTTCTGGCTGAGCCGGAGATGACCGAGCGGGATATCAATCGTCTGCGGCGCCTGAATGAGGAGGAAAAAGCAGCTATCGCCAATCAGGATTTTGTCAAGTTCATGCGTATCCATGAGGAGTTTCACCTTACTTTCCTCAACAAGAGCGGCAACGTCAAACTGAACAAACTTAACAGTCAGATGATGACCCATATTAAACGACTCCAAGGTTTCTTTATCCAGCAGCCTGAAATTTTTTCCCATTGTGCCAACACCCATGTCCAGATTATTGATGCCTTTTCCCGGCATGACGGGCAGCGGGTGCGCCAACTGGTAGAGGACAATATCCTCCATATTGCCGCCCAGGTTCGTCAACACCATAATGGCACCAAGGAGCATGGCTAAGACCGAGCTTCTGGCACCGGCCGGCAACTGGGAGAAGTTGAAGATTGCGGTGGCCTACGGGGCCGATGCGGTCTATTTCGGTGGCGAGGATTTCAGCCTCCGTCGCCATGCCGGCAACTTTCCCAACGATCAGCTGTCGGCAGTCATCGACTACTGTCGGCGGCGCCACGTCAAAGCCTACCTCACCGTTAATTGTTTTGCCCACGCTGGTGAGCTTGAATCGCTGGCTGATTTCCTTTTATCCCTCCGGACCCATCCTCCTGACGGCCTGATTGTTGCTGATCCCGGCGTCCTCAGCCTCTGCCGGCGAACCCTGCCTGACATTCCTCTCCATCTCAGCACCCAGGCCAACACTACCAACGAAGAAGCGGTGCGTTTCTGGGGGCAGCAGGGCGTCTCTCGGATCAATCTGGCCCGTGAGCTGTCCCTTGCCGATATCGGTCGGATTCACCAGGCGGCCCCCGACGTGGAGCTGGAAGTTTTTGTTCACGGGGCTATGTGCATGGCCTATTCCGGCCGTTGTCTGCTCAGCGCGGTGCTGGCCGGCCGTTCGGCAAACCGGGGTGATTGCGCCCATCCCTGCCGCTGGCGCTACGCGGTGATGGAGGAGAGCAGGCCGGGGGAGTATTTTCCTTTTGAAGAAGATGAACGGGGCACCTACCTCTTTAATTCCCGGGACCTGTGCCTGCTGGACTATCTGCCGGGCCTGGTGAACGCCGGCGTGGAGGCGGTGAAGATCGAGGGGCGGATGAAAAGCGCCTACTACGTCGCCGTCACCACCCGGGTCTACCGCCGGGCCTTGGATCTGATTGCGGCGGGGGACTCCATACCAATCTCGGTTTTGGCTCAAATGAAGCAGGAACTTACCAAAGTCAGCCATCGGGGGTATACCAAGGGGTTCATTGATGGCCTGTTGGAAAAAAATGCCCAGCGTATTGAAGATTCTTCCTATGATCGTCGATATCAGTATGTAGCATTGGTGGAAAAGGTTGAAGGAGCATCGCCAGCGGGACAGAAAGCCCGGCTTTCCCTGGCGGTGAAGGATCGGCTTCAGGTCGGTGAAGTTTTAGAAGTGCTGACCCCCGAGGGCGAGGATTTTACGGCCACGGTTGAGACGCTGGCAGATGACCGGGGCGGCACCATGGCCCTTGTCCATCCAGGCCAGTCTGTCCGGGCCCGCTGTGTGGGGGGCGTTTTTCATCCCAACCAGATTTTTCGTCGTCCGGTCTAAGCTAACGTTGCAGGAAATGGGCTGCGGTTTATCAAGGACAGCATAAGGAATTAAAGGGAGAAGATTATGACGGCAACAATGAAAAATTTTGCCCTGGTGGGTGCTGCAGGCTATATTGCCCCACGCCACATGAAAGCCATCTACGCCACCGGCAACCGGCTGGTTTCGGCCACCGATCCTTCGGATGCGGTGGGCATTCTGGACAGCTCTTCCTATGACATCTCCTTTTTTACCGAGTTTGAGCGCTTCGATCGCCACGCCGAGAAACTGCGCCGCCTGGGGGATGATGAGAAGATTCACTATGTTAGCATCTGTTCCCCCAACTATCTCCACGACGCCCATATCCGCTTTGCCCTGCGCATCGGCGCTGACGCCATCTGTGAAAAGCCGCTGGTGTTGAATCCCTGGAACCTTGACGCCCTGGCGGAGTTGGAGCGGGAGTATGAAAAGCGCATCTTTACGGTTCTGCAACTGCGCTACCATCCGGCCATTCAAGCCCTGCGGGAACAGGTGAGCAAAGACTCCCGCAAGGAAAAGCATACCATTGACTTGAGCTACGTTACTTCACGGGGCAAATGGTACCTGCGATCCTGGAAAGGTGACATTCATAAATCGGGCGGGGTGGCGACCAATATTGGAGTGCATTTTTTTGATATGCTAATCTGGATTTTCGGTCAGGTGCATTACAAGGAATTGCATTTTGCCGATGAGAAAAAAATGGCCGGCTACCTGGAACTGGAGAAAGCCAATGTCCGCTGGTTCCTCTCCGTGGACAATGATGATGTCCCGCCATCAGCAAAAGCTGCCGGCAACAATACGTTTCGTTCCATCACTGTTGACGGCGAGGAGGTCGAGTTTTCCGGTGGTTTTACCGATCTCCATACGGTTGTCTATGAACATATCCTTGCCGGTCACGGCTATGGCATTGAAGATGCCCGTCCTTCCATTAACCTGGTGTATGAATTGCGGAATGCGACACCTCTGAACTCTTCTGCTGACAGAAGACATCCGCTGCTGAAGAGCTGAGTCTGATCAATTGAGGAGAGATAGAGATGGATTATTTTGTTCATGAATCATCCTATGTTGATCCTGGAGCGATAATCGGCAAGGGGACCAAGATCTGGCACTTTTCCCATGTCCTTGCGGGTGCTGTCATTGGTGAACACTGCAGTTTTGGCCAGAATGTCTGCATCGCCGGCGGCGTGGTGATCGGCAGCAACGTCAAGGTGCAGAATAATGTCTCGATTTACGAGGGAACAACCATCGAAGATGATGTCTTCCTCGGTCCGTCCTGTGTGCTTACCAATGTCACCAACCCCCGTTCACAGGTGGTTAGGCGCTCACTCTATGAAAAGACGCTCATCAGGCGTGGGGCCTCCATTGGTGCCAACGCCACCATTGTCTGCGGGATAACTGTCGGCTACTACGCCTTTGTTGCCGCCGGGGCGGTGGTGGCCAGAGATGTGCCGGACTACGCTCTCATGGTTGGCAGTCCGGCCCGCCAGGACGGCTGGATGAGCCGCCATGGCCACCGGCTGAAAAATCCAGATGCCCAAGGGATTATGGTCTGTCCGGAAAGCGGCCTGCGCTATCGGGAGGTGAGCCAAGGGCTGGTTAGTCTTGATTTAAATGAAGATATGCCTTTGCCAGAATCTCTGAGCGTTGGGTCGATAACCTATGATGAGTTGAAAAAGAAAACCTAGTTTGCTGATCTGAGATGACATTGAAGCAGAAGAGCCCCTTGGTTGCAACCAAGGGGCTCTTCTGTCGTGGGTATAATAATGTCCGTAAATTCGGTGTTGGTTTTACTGGCCTAAAATTATCAGGCCAACTTGTTCAGCATTATGCCTTAATTCGCTATCTATTGATTGTTCCTCGGCAACCAGGAGCTTAATACCCTCGGTGTTTTTACTCACGTAGCGGATGTTGGCGGTGTTGCCACCGTTGCATGTCTGCATGTCAGCTAAGACAACCGGGACGTTGTTGAAGTGCTGACTAAACAGGGCAGTCTGTTGTTCATCAGTAATACCGGCTGTTGTTCGTGTGACTTCAAATGCCAAGCCATCAATTACCCCTTGGGATGGCTCCCAAGCGATATAAGCGACGGTTTCTGCAGCATGAACTTGGTAGTTTCTTTCCTGTTCCTGCATACAGTACTGGAAGCCGGCTTCATTGACTTCCTGAGTGCGTCCGGTTACGGCATCGGTTTCGTTTTCTGTGACAATCGAGGTTGCCAGTACAGGAGTCTGCTGGAAAAGCTGACCGAACGTCATTGTCCCGAATACATCGGTATTGTTGGTTGTAAAGGTGCCGGCTTCAAAGCGGGTGCCGTCATCAAGGATATAGCAGCCTTGTTCCATGACCACATAGCTTACCTGTTCGAACTTGTGGTTGCCGTTAAGGTATTCCCATTCCTGGACTCTTATGTCACAGCCAGTATTGTCAAGGTTGCGGATCCTGACGACTGCTGGCTCTTTACCGTTGTAGCTCAGGGGGTTGGCAATGATAACCGGGTTAGTAAAGGTTTTGCTAAATTCAATGCGGGTCCATTCATGGTTGATAGACACTTCCCCGGTTTCAATCTGGAACTGCGGTGTTGCCGGTTTTGATGCAGGGTCACCGGGATCTGTTCCTTGGGAGGCCTCAATACCATCAGGGATGCCATCATTATCACTGTCAGGATCAAGAATGTTGGGCAGACCGTCAGAATCAAGGTCCAGATTCCACTCATCACCCCACAGCTGCAGCTCTTGATCATCGGTCAGGCCATCACCATCAGAATCAGCCAGCAGAGGATCGGTGCCATAGAGAGTCAACTCAGCCAAATCGGTTATGCCGTCATTGTCAGAATCGGCATCCTCATTAATGGCGCTGAATGCCAGATAGCCAACCGTTTCCAGTGCATGGTCCACTTCCCTATCATAGGATTGCTCTTCAATTATAATAAGGTCTATATGATCGGTATCTTTATCGAGCCAGTGGATATTTGCCGGGTCGGTATCATTGGTTGATTGTAAACTTGCCAGAACCACAGGAGTGTTGATGAAAGATTGATCGAAATACACCGTTTGTGCTTCGCTTGCTATTCCTTCTTCGGTTCTTGCAATGTCGAAAGCTATCCCATCAATGCTTCCCTGTGATGGTTCCCAAGCCAAATAAGCAATTGTTTCAACAGCATGTTCCTGGCCGCTGTTTTCCTGCTCCTGCATGCAGTATTGAAATGATTCAGTTGAGATGGCTTGCAACCGGCCAGTTACCGCACTGGAACCATTTTCCGTTATGATCGAGGTGGTGATGACAGGAACTTGCTGAAATGGCTGATCGAAGCTGACCGTCCCGAAGGTCCCGGTATCATCAGTGGCAAAACTGTTGGCTTCCAGCCGGGTGCCGTCATCAAGGATATAGCTGCCCCGTTCCATAACCAGGTAGCTCACGGATTCTACTTTATTGTGGAGTTCATTCAGGTAATCCCATTCCTGTACCCGGATTTCAAAGCCATTGCCATCAACATTGCGGATCCTTGCTGTTGTGGGATCCCCACCGATGCAGCTCAATGGGTTGGCAACTACAACAGGATCTACAAAAGGCTGCTGAAAGTCAACCCGCACCCATTCATGGTTCAGGGAAACCTCACCAATTTCCATTTTGAAATCTGGTTGCGGAATTAGTATCTGAATCTCTTCAGAAAAGTCACTTTCATTATGGTAAACATCGTAAGCGGTCAATGCAATACGATACGTAACGCCCGTTTCAAGACCGACAAACGTGTACTGAGGTTGGTTGCCCACATTGATGACGTTCTGGTAGTCGCCTGAACTATTGGTGTCATAGTAAAGGTTGTAGCCGGCAAGGTCAGCCTCACTGTTTGGCAGCCAGGAGAGGGAGATGCTTGCTGCGCCAGCAGTGAGCGAAAACAGGAAAACCATGGCGGCAATAATCAGTAGGGAGAAGAGAGAGGTGTGTAACTGCTGGATGCTGTCGTTTTGTTTGAAAAAGTTATGGCTCATTCCAAGCATTAACCGTTGTTTTCTGATGGTTGATTGATCATTGTTTTTCATTTCAGCACCCCTCATTTCTCTTTGGGGGGCATCTACAGGTCATCAACACGATGCTGTATCTGCCCGGCAACCCTGCTACCTTATTCTCTGCTTTTTTGCGAGAACGTAGGCCAGTGGCTTTGCGTCACACCCTTTCGAATGTTTTGCCTTTTTCAGACATGTGAATGAACTGGTTGTTGATTGCTGCCTATGGTAGAAAGCAATTTCAATGCCAGGAAAATTTATTTTCTTTAACATGCTGATTTTACATGTTTTTTCTGCTAAGTTCCTTTTTATGCCGGTTTTGCGGTAAAATACTTAATGTCAGTGTCTTACAATAAAAACCAGAGCGGAGCCGTTGATTACTGTTTTGTAAACAAGTGTTTATGCTTTGATTATAAGCAGTTGCAGTGCTTTAAAAAACAGGTCAGGCATGGCCAGATTAGATCCTACGATGCATCCCGCGCCTATATCTCTTGAAAGACAGTGTAAGGAAACAGCTACGCAAAGAGATGTCCATCACCTGTTATTGTTAGGTTCGGCAGCCCGAAGCGTAATTGTAATAAAAACTTTTACATGTACTATCAAGAAAGAAAGGGGAGGCTTTTGGTCTCGCTGAAAACCGGTGTCTATTACAGGTCTGACAGGACTTGTGGGGACAAAGGATAGGTGAATGTTCTTAGCTTTGGCGGTGGGTCGCGACGGCTAAAACTTTTGTTACTGCTGTAACAATATCGCTAAGGTCAGCTTTCTGCAGGGTGGGATGAACCGGAAACATCATGCTGGTTTCCCCTAGGGAGTGTGCGGTGGTAAATGATTTTACCGGCTGTAGTCCTTTGGCCCTGCAGGCTTTTTCCCGGTAGATCTCGGGGCAGATGCCGCTGCTGCAGGTAATTCCCTCGGCATTAACAGCTTCAAGAATGTGGTCCCTGTTCCAGCTTGGCAGAAGAGCTTCCGGTTTCAGAAAAATATAGTATTTATAATAGGCATGGTATTCATTGTCTGCTGGTATCGTTGTTCTCAGTGCTTGAACTGCAGAAAATTGTTGGTTGAGAAACAGGGCATTCCGGCGTCTTGTGTTAACCCAGTCCGTCAGCTGCCGCAGCTGTCTGCGACCAATGGTGGCCTGGATTTCCGTCAACCGCCAATTGGTGCCGAATTCATCATGGAGCCAGCGGAAGTGGGCCGTGGTGTTTCTCTGGTTGCGGGCGGCAAGGGATTTGCCATGATCCTTGAAAGACCAGGCCCGCTCCCATATATGGTGATTGTTGGTGACCAGCATCCCCCCTTCGCCACCGGTGGTCATAATTTTATCCTGGCAGAAGGAAAAGGCGGCGACATCACCTAAAGAGCCAACCGGCTTACTGTTATAGCTGCTTCCGTGAGCTTGAGCGCAGTCTTCAATCAGGAGAAGTTTGTGGTCGCCGGCCAATTTGGCAAGAGGTACCATATCGCACGGCCAACCAGCCAGGTGAACGGCGATAATTGCCTTGGTTTTTTCTGTTATATGAGGGCCAACAGTGTCCTGAGTTATGTTCTGGCTGACCGGGTCGATATCGGCAAAAACCGGACGTGCGCCTCTCATGACGACAGCACTGGCGGTGGCGATAAAGGTCCGACAGGGGACGATGACCTCGTCTCCCGGGCCTATTCCTGCCGCATAGAGAGCCAGTTCCAAGGCAACGGTGCCATTGGCCACCGCTACGCCGTAGCGGCAGCCGACAGATGAGGCAAATTCCTGCTCGAAAAGCTCTCCCTGGTTGCCGGTCCAGTAGTTGACCTTTCCTGATCGTAGGATATCGGCGGCTGCAGTAATCTCGGATTCTGAAAAAACCGGCCATGGGGGTAAGGGTATTGTGCGTACGGGCTGGCCGCCATCAATAGCCAATCTATTTTTGTTGTTCGTCATAGTGTGTTTTCTGTTTTAATCGTCGGTCGTCGCCGGAACGAGATCTTGGTTATGGTCGGTTACCGTGGTTCCTGCTTTGATCAGCCGGTGACTGCCGATAGTCATGCCTGGAATGATCGTGGCGCCGGCCCCCACCGTTGTTCCTGTTCCAATAGTTACCGAGCCGCACAGGGTTGCCCCGGGGGCAATGTGTACGCCATCAGCGATGTGGCAGTCATGATCAACCGTAGCCCCCGTATTAATAATAACATGACTGCCGATTTTGCTGTCGGCATTGATTACTGTCCCGGCCATGATAACGGTACCCGCACCAATTTCCACCCCATTGCCCAACTGGGCAGATGGATGGATGGCGGTCGCCGCCTGCAAACCACGATTGGTCAGGAAGTTGCTAGCCGCAAGACGCTGCTGGTTGTCGCCAATGGCAACAATGAATTTTTTGGGCCGCGTTTCCTCCGGTTGATTTTCCAGGTCCTCTCTGCCCCCAATGATCAAATAGCCGCAAAAGAATGTTTCTTTGCGTGATGGGCAGTCATCAAGCAGAAATGCGATCTGGTATCTGTTCTGGCGTTCGAGCAGATCAATGACCACCTTGGCGTGGCCGCCGCAGCCAACGACGAATAGAGATTCTTTTTCCTGCATTGAATCAAGGGGGCTCATTTGTTGCCGCTGAATTTTTTCATGGTTGCTTCGCCTTCCTGGGAAATTCCCTCCTGGGTAAAAACTTTCAATAGTGTCTGTCCGAGAATCCTGCAGTCCAGCCACAGGGACCAATTGTCGATATACCAGGTGTCAAGCTTGAAGCGTTCGTCCCAGTTGACCGTATTACGGCCATTGACTTGCGCCCAGCCGGTAATGCCCGGCTTCATTTCGTGTCGACGAGCCTGTTCAGGCGAGTATAGCCCAAGGTATTCCATCAACAGCGGTCTTGGCCCCACCAGGCTCATTTCTCCTTTGAGGACGTTGAGAAGTTCCGGCAATTCATCGAGACTGAATCGGCGAAGAAATTGACCTAAAGGAGTCAGCCGCTGCTCATCAGGAAGCAGGTCCCCGTGAATATCCTTTGCATCAACCATGGTGCGGAACTTATAAATCATAAAAAGTTTGCCGCCTTGGCCGGGACGCTGCTGTTTGTAAAAAACCGGCAATCCGAGTTTGACGGCAATTGCTAATCCTGTCAAGAGCATAATGGGCAGGCTGCACAGCAGGCAGGGAACCACCACCATAAGGTCGAAAATCCGCTTTGCCAACAGGGCACGTGAACGATTAGCTGAGGACATCGAGAAGCCGCTTTTCCAACAGATCTCCCAGGTGGGAGATGTCATGGTTTTTTTCGATGTACTTGCGGCCCAGCTGACCCATCGCCCAGCGTTCGTCACCCGACAGGGATGCCAGTTTGACAATGGCATTGGCCATTGCCTGAGCATCTTCTGCTGGAACCACGAAACCCGCACCAGTTTCAGCCACCGGGTTGTGCGGCGTCTGGCCGCCGAAGATGATAGGCCGGCCCATGGCGAGGTAGTCATAGAGCTTATTGAGGCTCATGCCGAACCGGTAAAGATCGG
This genomic window from Candidatus Anaeroferrophillus wilburensis contains:
- a CDS encoding DegT/DnrJ/EryC1/StrS aminotransferase family protein: MTNNKNRLAIDGGQPVRTIPLPPWPVFSESEITAAADILRSGKVNYWTGNQGELFEQEFASSVGCRYGVAVANGTVALELALYAAGIGPGDEVIVPCRTFIATASAVVMRGARPVFADIDPVSQNITQDTVGPHITEKTKAIIAVHLAGWPCDMVPLAKLAGDHKLLLIEDCAQAHGSSYNSKPVGSLGDVAAFSFCQDKIMTTGGEGGMLVTNNHHIWERAWSFKDHGKSLAARNQRNTTAHFRWLHDEFGTNWRLTEIQATIGRRQLRQLTDWVNTRRRNALFLNQQFSAVQALRTTIPADNEYHAYYKYYIFLKPEALLPSWNRDHILEAVNAEGITCSSGICPEIYREKACRAKGLQPVKSFTTAHSLGETSMMFPVHPTLQKADLSDIVTAVTKVLAVATHRQS
- a CDS encoding acetyltransferase; amino-acid sequence: MQEKESLFVVGCGGHAKVVIDLLERQNRYQIAFLLDDCPSRKETFFCGYLIIGGREDLENQPEETRPKKFIVAIGDNQQRLAASNFLTNRGLQAATAIHPSAQLGNGVEIGAGTVIMAGTVINADSKIGSHVIINTGATVDHDCHIADGVHIAPGATLCGSVTIGTGTTVGAGATIIPGMTIGSHRLIKAGTTVTDHNQDLVPATTDD
- a CDS encoding sugar transferase, which encodes MSSANRSRALLAKRIFDLMVVVPCLLCSLPIMLLTGLAIAVKLGLPVFYKQQRPGQGGKLFMIYKFRTMVDAKDIHGDLLPDEQRLTPLGQFLRRFSLDELPELLNVLKGEMSLVGPRPLLMEYLGLYSPEQARRHEMKPGITGWAQVNGRNTVNWDERFKLDTWYIDNWSLWLDCRILGQTLLKVFTQEGISQEGEATMKKFSGNK